In Chloroflexota bacterium, the genomic stretch CTCGGATGCGTCGAATCCGGCCCACTACCAGCGCGGCCTTCATTCGTCCGGCACGGTCGGCACGATCGGCGCGGCGCTCGGGTCGGCGAATCTGCTCGGGCTTGACGACGAGGCCACGACGCGCGCGACGTCCATCGCGGCGAGTCAGGCGGCCGGCCTCCGCGAGAATTTCGGGACGATGACGAAGCCGCTCCACGTGGGGCGTGCTGCGCAGCACGGCCTCGAGGCGACGCTCCTCGCCCGGGACGGGTTCACCGCCGCGGCCGGGATCCTGGAGGCGCCGCGCGGCTTCTTCTCGGCGATGGGCGGGACCCCCGCCCTGGAGCTCATCCACGGTCGTCTCGGCGACCCGTGGTTCTACCTCCATCCGGGTGTTTCCATCAAACCGCATCCGGGCGGCTCGCTCACGCACCCCGCGATGGCGGTCATGAGCGACCTCATCGCGCGCCACGACCTCGCCCCGGAGGCGGTCGAGTGGGTTCGGGTCGGGACGAACGCGAACATGCCGAACGCCCTCATCCACCATCGGCCGTGGACCGCCCTCGAGGCGAAGTTCAGCATGGAATTCAGCATGGCGATCCTCCTCCTCCGGCGTCGGGCGGGCATCGCCGAGTACCGCGACGAGGTCGTCCGGGAACCCGACGTGCAGACGATGATCGGCCGCGTCTCGATGGAGGTGGATCCGGTCTGCGAGGCGGCCGGCTACGCGCGGATGCTCAGCCGGATCACGATCGGCCTGAAGGACGGTCGCGAGCTGTTCGCGGAGGGCGACCTCGGTGTCGGTCATCCGGCGAACCCCATGTCCGCCGAGGTGTTCGATGCAAAGGTCCGCGAGTGCCTCGAAACGGCTCTCGAGCCGGCCGCGGCCGCGCGAGTCATCGAGCTCGTCGATGGGATCGAGGCGTTGCCGAGCGTCCGCGACCTGATCGCCGCACTCCAGCCGACCTCCGGACGGTCCTGACCGTGGCCCAGGTCCGACTCGAGGGGCTCGGGAAGCGCTTCGATCGCCGGCGGGCCGGCATCGAGGCGGTCGCCGCGCTCGAGCCCACCGACCTGACGATCGACGACGGGCGCTTCGTCGTGTTCGTCGGCCCGTCCGGATCCGGCAAGACGACCGCGCTCAGGATCATCGCCGGGCTGGAGCCGCCGACGACCGGGCGAGTCTTCATCGGCGACCGCGATGTGACGATGCTGCCGCCCCGCGAGCGCGATGTGGCGATGGTCTTCCAGTCCTATGCGCTGTTTCCCCATCTCACCGTCTTCGAGAACCTCGCCTTCGGCCTGCGGCTCGCCGGCCTCCGACCGCCGGAGATCCGGGAACGAGTCGCCGCGGCCGCGGAAGAGCTCGAACTCGAACCGCTCCTCAGCCGGTTCCCCCGTCAGCTGTCCGGGGGTCAGCGGCAGCGCGTCGCGGTGGGACGGGCGATCGTCCGGCAGCCCCAGGTCTACCTCATGGACGAGCCCCTCTCGAACCTTGACGCGAAGCTCCGGGCACAGACGCGGGTGGGATTCCGTCGCCTCCACGAGCGACACCACACGACGACGATCTACGTGACCCACGACCAGACGGAGGCGATGACGCTTGGCGAGACGATCGTCGTCCTCCACGACGGCGTCATCCAGCAGGTGGCGACGCCGGAGGAGCTGTATCGCCATCCGCGGAACGCCTTCGTCGCCCGGTTCATCGGCAGCCCGCCGATGAACCTCCTCGAGGTGGAGGTGCGGGACGGCGCGACCGGTCCGGCCTTCGCCAGCGATCAGATCGATCTGCCGGTACCCACGGGCCGACGGTCGGCCCTTGCCTCTGGTGGTGCGCGCCGGCTCCTGCTCGGCGTCCGACCGGAGGACCTCCACCTCGACGCCGGCTCGAACGGCGACCGGAGCGTCGTCCGCGGCCAGACGGACTTCATCGAGTACCTCGGTCCGAGCACGCTCGTCCACGTCCGGGTGGGCGGCCAGGAACTCGTCGGCAAATTCGCCGGCGAGCCATTCTTCACGCCCGGTTCACCGCTGTCACTGCACCTCGACCTCGCCAACGTGCAGCTCTTCGACCCGGGCACCGGGCTCAACCTCGACGCGAGCGCCTGAGCGAGGGCGCGCGCCCCTGAGCGTGGTGATCCGGGCTCCGGTCGGCGGGAAGGTCCGGACCCACGCGGGAGCGCTCGCCCGAGCACGGGTGCGGCCGGAACATCCCTGCATCCGCGGACAATTCACCGATGAACGACTTCGTGCTGCGCTCGGCTGATCCAGGGCCGGATCACGAAGCGGATTCGAACGAGACCGGCGCGGCGAGCCCGCCGGCTGAGTAGAGGAGCACGGCGAGGGCCCAGAACACGACGGGCACGCCGCCGATCGACGCCATGACGCCGAGCGTCGCGGGGGCGATGAGCTGGCCCACGCGGTTCGCGCTGATCCGCATCGCGAGGGCCGCGCCCTGGCGCCCGGCGATCGCGTCGCGGGCGATCCAGGACATCGTCAGCGGCTGGCCGATGCCGAGTCCGAGACCGGTCCCGACCATGAGGATCGCCATGATCGGCGGGTCGGCGACGAGCGGCAGCGCGGCGAGGCCGAGGCCGGAGATCGCAAGACTGCCCATGAGAAGGCGGCGACGCCCGAGCCGGCGGGCGAGCCGCCCCAGCGCGAGACGCGAGAGCATCGAGGCGCCGGCGCGAACGGAAAGAAGCGCGCCCACGACCGGCCCGGCGATCCCGCGCTGGAGCGCGAGGGCCGGGAGATAGACGCTCAGCGCGTCAGCCGTGACGACGAGCGAGGAGCTGACGAGGAGGACCGGACCCACGCGCCCGAGGCGGGCCCGGCGGGATCCTGCGGGCAGGCCTGCGGGGCCGTCATCCGGACGCCGGCTGGCAGCCGGGGCCGGATGACGCCGATCGTGGAGCCAGATGGCTGCTGCGAGCCCGAGACCGATGAGGCCGGCGCCGCCAGCGACACGGAACGGGCCAACGAGGCTCGCGAGCCCGACCTGACCCTCCCCGATGAGGAGGCCCGCCGTGAGCGGGCCGACGAGCTGGCCGAGCGAGACCGCGACGGTGAACCAGCCGAACGCACCGTCGTAGCTGTGTGGGGCGACACGTCGGGCGATGAGCGCCTGCGCGGCGATCGCGACCTGCACCTGACCGAGACCGAGGACGATCTGGTCGGCCGCCAGACCCGGCACGCTCGCCAGCCACGGTACGAGGAGGCAGGAGATGGCGATGAGGAAGGTTCCACCGGCGAGGAACGGCGCCGCCCCGAACCGATCCATCCATCGCCCGAGCGGGATGGCCGCGACGACGGGCACCAGGGCGAACGCCGACGCGATGACGCCGAGCGCCACGGTGGGAGCGTGGATCGCCAGGGCGGCGTACGAGACCATCGGCCGGGCCGCCGCCACCGCGCCCATCGCGAGGGCACTGACGGCGAGGAGCGCGAAGCTGAGGCGCCGGTCCCTCGCCGGATCTCTGCCAGGTTCGCCGCTGTCGGGCAGTCCAGCTCCCAAATGAGCCTCAGACGCCG encodes the following:
- a CDS encoding MmgE/PrpD family protein; amino-acid sequence: MSDLATSRPDATTPRPAPDRASHDATGAPLEPGPTAEVVRFVADLRFDDLSPEIRAVARRHILDSLAVMVAGHLEEGTGLALRRAVAYRGVEEAAVVGTAHRLPAPLAAFVNSFSGHALDYDDTQLATRPESVYGLLTHPSVPVLGAVLAVGETADADGRALLTAFVAGTEAECRISDASNPAHYQRGLHSSGTVGTIGAALGSANLLGLDDEATTRATSIAASQAAGLRENFGTMTKPLHVGRAAQHGLEATLLARDGFTAAAGILEAPRGFFSAMGGTPALELIHGRLGDPWFYLHPGVSIKPHPGGSLTHPAMAVMSDLIARHDLAPEAVEWVRVGTNANMPNALIHHRPWTALEAKFSMEFSMAILLLRRRAGIAEYRDEVVREPDVQTMIGRVSMEVDPVCEAAGYARMLSRITIGLKDGRELFAEGDLGVGHPANPMSAEVFDAKVRECLETALEPAAAARVIELVDGIEALPSVRDLIAALQPTSGRS
- a CDS encoding ABC transporter ATP-binding protein — encoded protein: MAQVRLEGLGKRFDRRRAGIEAVAALEPTDLTIDDGRFVVFVGPSGSGKTTALRIIAGLEPPTTGRVFIGDRDVTMLPPRERDVAMVFQSYALFPHLTVFENLAFGLRLAGLRPPEIRERVAAAAEELELEPLLSRFPRQLSGGQRQRVAVGRAIVRQPQVYLMDEPLSNLDAKLRAQTRVGFRRLHERHHTTTIYVTHDQTEAMTLGETIVVLHDGVIQQVATPEELYRHPRNAFVARFIGSPPMNLLEVEVRDGATGPAFASDQIDLPVPTGRRSALASGGARRLLLGVRPEDLHLDAGSNGDRSVVRGQTDFIEYLGPSTLVHVRVGGQELVGKFAGEPFFTPGSPLSLHLDLANVQLFDPGTGLNLDASA
- a CDS encoding MFS transporter; translation: MGAGLPDSGEPGRDPARDRRLSFALLAVSALAMGAVAAARPMVSYAALAIHAPTVALGVIASAFALVPVVAAIPLGRWMDRFGAAPFLAGGTFLIAISCLLVPWLASVPGLAADQIVLGLGQVQVAIAAQALIARRVAPHSYDGAFGWFTVAVSLGQLVGPLTAGLLIGEGQVGLASLVGPFRVAGGAGLIGLGLAAAIWLHDRRHPAPAASRRPDDGPAGLPAGSRRARLGRVGPVLLVSSSLVVTADALSVYLPALALQRGIAGPVVGALLSVRAGASMLSRLALGRLARRLGRRRLLMGSLAISGLGLAALPLVADPPIMAILMVGTGLGLGIGQPLTMSWIARDAIAGRQGAALAMRISANRVGQLIAPATLGVMASIGGVPVVFWALAVLLYSAGGLAAPVSFESAS